Proteins encoded by one window of Erwinia pyrifoliae DSM 12163:
- a CDS encoding MFS transporter codes for MSTPQNHAQDMALSAVSAADERLTTREGRKDFWRATLSCWLGTAMEYADFALYGLAAGIIFGDVFFPESTPAMALLSTFATWSVGFIARPIGALFFGWLGDRKGRKTVMISTIILMGVSTTLIGLIPSYASIGLWAPACLVLLRFSQGFGAGAELSGGTVTLAEYAPTRRRGLVSSIIALGSNSGTLLASLVWLAVVQMDQQSLLEWGWRIPFLCSSLIALVALWIRRNLKETPVFERKKAEMETQRAQVLATRSQVQDTRSFWRRSRAFLTMVGLRIGENGPSYLAQGFIIGYVVKVLAVDKSVATSAVLIASLLGFLIIPLAGWLSDRFGRRITYRWFCLLLIIYAFPAFMLLDSREPAIVIATIVTGMGLASLGIFGVQAAWGVEMFGVHHRYTKMATAKELGSILSGGTAPLVAAALLSWTGHWWPIATYFAVMATIGFLTTFVAPETRGRDLNAAEDAI; via the coding sequence ATGTCTACACCTCAAAACCATGCACAGGATATGGCTTTATCAGCCGTTTCTGCGGCAGATGAACGTCTCACCACTCGCGAAGGGCGCAAAGATTTCTGGCGCGCCACCCTGTCATGTTGGCTGGGTACTGCGATGGAATATGCCGATTTTGCGCTATACGGACTGGCCGCCGGTATTATTTTTGGCGATGTCTTCTTCCCCGAATCGACGCCTGCCATGGCACTGCTTTCTACCTTCGCTACCTGGTCGGTTGGTTTTATTGCCCGCCCGATTGGTGCACTCTTCTTCGGTTGGCTGGGTGACCGTAAAGGTCGCAAAACGGTAATGATCTCTACCATTATCCTGATGGGCGTCTCAACCACCCTTATTGGTCTTATTCCCAGCTACGCGTCGATTGGCCTGTGGGCGCCGGCCTGTTTAGTGCTATTGCGTTTCAGTCAGGGCTTCGGTGCCGGGGCGGAACTCTCCGGAGGCACGGTGACGCTGGCCGAATATGCGCCTACGCGGCGGCGCGGCCTTGTTTCCTCGATCATCGCACTGGGTTCAAACAGCGGTACGCTATTGGCTTCCCTGGTTTGGCTGGCGGTGGTGCAGATGGACCAGCAGTCACTGCTGGAATGGGGCTGGCGCATTCCGTTTCTGTGCAGCTCGCTGATTGCGCTGGTCGCGTTGTGGATCCGCCGTAACCTGAAAGAAACTCCGGTATTCGAACGTAAAAAAGCCGAGATGGAAACGCAGCGTGCACAGGTGCTGGCTACACGGTCACAGGTCCAGGATACGCGTTCTTTCTGGCGTCGTAGCCGTGCTTTTCTGACCATGGTCGGTCTGCGTATCGGTGAGAATGGTCCTTCCTATCTGGCCCAGGGCTTTATTATCGGCTATGTGGTCAAAGTGCTGGCGGTAGATAAGTCGGTCGCCACCAGCGCGGTCTTAATTGCTTCACTGCTGGGCTTTCTGATCATACCGCTGGCTGGCTGGCTTTCGGATCGCTTTGGTCGCCGCATTACTTACCGTTGGTTCTGTCTGCTGTTAATCATCTATGCTTTCCCGGCCTTTATGCTGCTGGATTCGCGTGAACCCGCCATTGTCATTGCCACTATTGTGACGGGCATGGGGCTGGCATCGTTGGGGATCTTTGGCGTGCAGGCAGCGTGGGGCGTGGAAATGTTTGGCGTGCATCATCGCTATACTAAAATGGCCACGGCCAAAGAGCTGGGGTCGATTCTATCTGGTGGAACAGCACCGCTGGTGGCGGCGGCACTGCTTTCCTGGACAGGGCACTGGTGGCCGATTGCCACCTATTTTGCGGTGATGGCGACTATTGGTTTCCTTACCACCTTCGTGGCACCGGAAACGCGTGGGCGCGATCTTAATGCGGCAGAAGATGCGATATAA
- a CDS encoding LacI family DNA-binding transcriptional regulator — translation MAKQVKQRATRADVAQEAGTSVAVVSYVVNNGPRPVAPATRERVLAAIKKTGYRPNNVARALASGTTKTYGLVVPNIDNAFVASLAHELQQEALANDMVMLLGDAGDDRKRELQLINNLLSQQINGIIYVSVDRHPYIDVLQASGTPCVMLDRVDPALQVNVLRVDEREAARQVTSHLLSHGYQQVGIICGPLERLNSQDRLHGWREALAEYGVPERPEWIFSTPYTRQGGYQAAQRMLQGGTLPRALFATNEAQAIGCIRALSEHGIKVPDDVALVCFNGTDQSAYHLPSLTTARQPVREMAKAAIKMLANWNGETVLREFSHQLEIGESCGCKLVR, via the coding sequence GTGGCGAAACAGGTTAAGCAGCGCGCCACCCGAGCCGATGTGGCGCAGGAGGCTGGCACGTCGGTGGCGGTGGTCAGTTACGTTGTCAACAACGGTCCGCGCCCGGTCGCTCCCGCAACGCGCGAAAGGGTACTGGCTGCGATCAAGAAAACCGGTTATCGGCCGAACAATGTCGCTCGGGCGCTGGCTTCAGGCACCACCAAAACCTACGGGCTGGTGGTGCCAAATATTGATAATGCGTTTGTTGCCTCTCTCGCTCATGAACTGCAACAGGAAGCGTTAGCCAACGATATGGTCATGCTGCTGGGCGATGCCGGCGACGATCGCAAACGCGAGCTGCAGCTGATCAATAACCTGTTGAGTCAGCAGATTAACGGGATCATTTATGTCAGCGTCGACCGCCATCCCTATATTGATGTTTTGCAAGCCAGCGGTACGCCATGCGTTATGCTCGACCGCGTCGATCCGGCTTTGCAGGTCAATGTGCTGCGCGTGGATGAGCGTGAAGCCGCGCGTCAGGTGACATCTCACCTGCTGAGTCATGGCTATCAGCAGGTGGGCATTATCTGCGGTCCGCTGGAAAGGCTTAACTCGCAGGACAGGCTGCATGGCTGGCGCGAGGCGCTGGCAGAATATGGCGTGCCGGAGCGCCCTGAGTGGATCTTCTCCACGCCTTATACCCGTCAGGGAGGCTATCAGGCGGCACAGCGAATGTTACAGGGCGGAACACTTCCGCGCGCGCTGTTTGCCACCAACGAGGCACAGGCCATTGGCTGTATTCGTGCCTTATCGGAGCACGGTATCAAGGTGCCGGATGACGTCGCGCTGGTGTGTTTTAACGGAACTGACCAATCTGCTTATCACCTGCCGTCGCTGACGACCGCTCGTCAGCCGGTGCGTGAAATGGCAAAGGCTGCCATCAAAATGCTGGCGAACTGGAACGGAGAAACCGTGCTACGTGAGTTTTCTCATCAATTAGAAATTGGCGAGTCTTGCGGCTGCAAGCTGGTCAGATAA
- a CDS encoding nucleoside hydrolase, which produces MKRLIIDCDPGNGIAGANVDDGLAIALALAAPEISLELVTTVAGNTPSEIGYSVARDLIERAGQSVPVIKGADAALIEPSAPWRGVLDLRVHQQQLAHLWQGVRQPQVYLPPPEEAADAIGQLICANPGEITLVAIGPLTNVALALERYPQMADAVQKIAIMGGVFALDDFIKDTNFGIDPEAAHKVLTSGANITLVPMDVTSQTRMTHQDLDRIAQIDTPLAHFVTETLRPWIDYSMQTRRLAGCWIHDALVVAWLLNQQVATAGDYFVNVELREGMTRGKSWRYRHPLRLDVGIGQPQGSPVQVLQTVDNALLLAMLEQYLAQPLG; this is translated from the coding sequence ATGAAACGATTAATTATTGACTGCGATCCGGGGAATGGAATTGCAGGTGCCAACGTTGATGACGGGCTGGCTATCGCGTTGGCGCTGGCCGCGCCAGAGATTTCACTGGAACTGGTCACCACCGTAGCGGGGAATACCCCAAGCGAGATTGGTTACAGCGTGGCAAGAGATCTGATCGAGCGCGCAGGTCAATCGGTGCCGGTGATTAAAGGGGCGGATGCGGCGTTAATTGAACCCAGTGCACCGTGGCGTGGTGTCCTGGATTTGCGGGTGCACCAGCAGCAGTTGGCGCATCTTTGGCAGGGCGTACGCCAGCCACAAGTTTATTTACCGCCGCCGGAAGAAGCAGCCGATGCCATCGGACAACTGATTTGCGCCAATCCGGGTGAGATAACGCTGGTGGCAATTGGTCCATTAACTAACGTTGCTCTGGCGCTGGAACGTTACCCGCAGATGGCTGATGCGGTGCAGAAAATTGCCATTATGGGCGGCGTATTTGCGCTGGATGACTTTATCAAAGACACCAACTTTGGTATCGATCCTGAGGCGGCACACAAAGTGCTGACCAGCGGGGCGAACATCACGCTGGTGCCGATGGATGTCACCAGCCAAACGCGAATGACCCATCAGGATCTCGACCGTATTGCGCAAATAGACACGCCGCTGGCGCACTTTGTGACCGAGACGCTGCGCCCGTGGATCGATTACTCCATGCAAACCCGACGTCTGGCGGGTTGCTGGATACATGATGCGCTGGTCGTCGCCTGGCTGCTCAACCAGCAGGTAGCGACCGCTGGTGACTATTTTGTCAATGTTGAACTGCGGGAAGGCATGACGCGCGGTAAATCATGGCGTTATCGCCACCCGCTGCGGCTTGATGTCGGTATTGGTCAGCCGCAGGGCAGCCCGGTGCAGGTATTGCAAACGGTTGATAACGCATTACTGCTGGCTATGTTGGAACAGTATCTGGCACAGCCATTGGGGTAA
- a CDS encoding PepSY-associated TM helix domain-containing protein — protein MEEFMSEQIRHAPAHATSARSSLLPLLRRLHFDIGLFIAPFIFIAAFTGTLYVVTPQLEKVLYQRQLFISSSGADQPLSAQVVRASEFIGADAQIAAVRPAPYQGETTRVMFYRADLAPSETRAVFIDPKTLEVRGVMTVYGTSGILPLRTWLDYLHRNLLLGDVGRIYSELAASWLWVAAFGGALLWASNRAARRQSSTPQPPPARRLGRFRRWHTAVGLALLLGMVFFSATGLTWSRWAGDNIALLRSHFGWMTPVVNTSLQPAPAMDMAMDEHAGHHGHSMIMHGGEAVTINPARFDSVLHAARAAGIDAAKLEIRPAYRTDKAWTVTETDHRWPTQVDSVAVDPQNNTIVDKVTFAQFGLLARLTRWGVDAHMGVLFGIANQLVLALFGLGLCLMIVIGYRMWWLRRPQAGETSPFATLLGCWRQLTPGIRLMLLVLTVLVAVSLPVMGVSLPVLLAIDRWRWQRSMK, from the coding sequence ATGGAAGAGTTTATGTCAGAACAAATCCGGCATGCGCCCGCGCACGCCACCTCTGCCCGCAGCAGCCTGCTACCGCTGCTGCGTCGTCTGCATTTCGATATTGGGCTGTTTATCGCCCCGTTTATTTTTATCGCCGCGTTCACCGGCACCCTGTACGTTGTCACCCCGCAGCTGGAGAAGGTGCTTTATCAACGGCAGCTGTTCATTTCATCATCTGGTGCTGACCAGCCGCTCTCCGCTCAGGTCGTTCGCGCCAGTGAGTTTATCGGCGCAGACGCGCAGATTGCCGCCGTGCGCCCCGCGCCCTACCAGGGGGAAACCACCCGCGTGATGTTTTACCGAGCCGATCTTGCTCCCTCGGAAACACGCGCAGTATTTATCGATCCAAAAACCCTGGAGGTACGCGGCGTCATGACGGTGTACGGCACCAGCGGCATACTCCCCCTGCGTACCTGGCTGGATTACCTGCACCGCAATTTGCTGTTGGGCGATGTCGGCCGTATTTACAGTGAGCTGGCGGCCAGCTGGTTGTGGGTTGCCGCATTCGGGGGGGCGCTGCTGTGGGCAAGCAACCGCGCCGCGCGCCGTCAATCGTCAACTCCCCAACCCCCGCCGGCACGGCGCCTGGGGCGATTTCGCCGATGGCACACGGCTGTTGGCCTGGCGTTGTTGCTCGGAATGGTGTTTTTCTCTGCCACCGGGCTAACCTGGTCACGCTGGGCCGGGGATAACATCGCCCTGTTGCGCAGCCATTTTGGCTGGATGACGCCGGTGGTAAATACCTCACTTCAACCCGCCCCGGCGATGGATATGGCAATGGACGAGCATGCCGGGCACCACGGCCACAGCATGATAATGCACGGCGGCGAGGCGGTTACCATCAATCCAGCCCGGTTCGATAGCGTACTGCATGCGGCGCGCGCAGCAGGCATTGATGCGGCGAAGCTGGAAATCCGCCCGGCTTATCGTACGGATAAGGCCTGGACAGTAACCGAGACAGACCACCGCTGGCCGACCCAGGTGGACAGCGTGGCGGTGGATCCACAGAATAATACGATTGTTGATAAAGTAACGTTCGCGCAATTTGGCCTGCTGGCCAGGCTGACGCGCTGGGGGGTGGATGCGCATATGGGCGTACTGTTCGGCATAGCCAATCAGCTGGTACTGGCGCTGTTTGGCCTCGGGCTGTGCCTGATGATTGTGATTGGCTACCGCATGTGGTGGTTACGACGTCCGCAGGCGGGAGAAACGTCCCCGTTCGCTACGCTGCTGGGATGCTGGCGGCAGTTAACTCCCGGCATTCGTCTGATGCTGCTGGTGCTGACGGTATTGGTCGCGGTGAGTTTACCGGTGATGGGCGTGAGCCTGCCAGTTCTGCTGGCCATTGACCGCTGGCGCTGGCAGCGGTCAATGAAATGA
- a CDS encoding DUF2946 domain-containing protein, whose amino-acid sequence MLTILHSVTHRRFAACSALLAMLLLFIAPVISKSLAQQRGGDSMMMHHAMGMAMEAEWDISADDRSLAAADSAADNTKRPVLPVMDDSACGYCLLLVHLPLDLLPSLLLWSALLAAGIPDVTRSPPPPTLFTPGFFHPRAPPRYRA is encoded by the coding sequence ATGTTGACGATCCTGCACTCTGTCACACATCGCCGTTTTGCCGCCTGCTCTGCCCTGCTGGCCATGCTGCTGCTGTTTATCGCTCCGGTGATTTCAAAATCACTGGCGCAGCAACGCGGCGGCGACAGCATGATGATGCATCACGCCATGGGCATGGCGATGGAGGCAGAGTGGGATATATCAGCGGACGATCGTTCGCTGGCCGCAGCCGATTCAGCTGCCGACAATACCAAACGCCCGGTGCTGCCGGTAATGGATGACAGCGCCTGCGGCTACTGCCTGCTGCTGGTGCATCTGCCGCTCGATCTGCTGCCGTCATTGCTGCTATGGTCAGCCTTACTGGCGGCGGGGATCCCGGACGTGACGCGATCCCCGCCGCCGCCGACCCTTTTTACCCCAGGCTTCTTCCACCCACGCGCCCCACCCCGCTACCGAGCTTGA
- a CDS encoding MFS transporter, with the protein MLNWTSTQRNVAFASFASWTLDAFDFFILVFVLSDIAVNFHTRISEVSLAIMLTLAVRPVGALLFGRLAEKYGRRPILMVNIITFTLFELLSAWSPTLEWFLIFRVIYGVAMGGVWGVASSLAMETIPDRSRGLMSGVFQAGYPCGYLLASVVFGLCYSLVGWRGMFLIGALPILLLPFIWFKVPESPAWLAARQRKENVALLPVLKSHWKLCVYLVLLMACFNFFSHGTQDLYPTFLKVQHGLEPHIISIIAIFYNIAAMLGGVFFGVLSEKIGRKKAIIIAVILALPILPLWAFSSGSWAIGIGAFLMQFMVQGAWGVVPTYLSELVPANVRAVLPGFVYQLGNLIASVNATLQSGIAEAHGNNYGLAMAIVAATVAVLICLIVAVGRETRGIRISGQS; encoded by the coding sequence ATGCTCAACTGGACTTCCACCCAGCGCAATGTGGCGTTTGCCAGCTTTGCCAGCTGGACGCTGGACGCATTTGACTTCTTTATTTTGGTCTTTGTGCTTAGTGATATCGCCGTCAACTTCCACACCCGTATTTCCGAGGTCTCGCTGGCGATAATGCTGACGCTGGCGGTACGGCCTGTCGGCGCGCTGCTGTTTGGCCGTCTGGCGGAAAAATATGGCCGCAGGCCGATCCTGATGGTCAATATCATCACTTTCACCCTGTTTGAACTGCTGTCCGCCTGGTCGCCGACGCTGGAATGGTTCCTGATTTTCCGCGTGATTTACGGTGTGGCAATGGGCGGCGTGTGGGGCGTGGCTTCATCGCTGGCGATGGAAACCATACCTGACCGTTCACGGGGATTGATGTCCGGGGTATTCCAGGCGGGTTACCCATGCGGTTATCTGCTGGCTTCGGTGGTTTTCGGCCTGTGCTACTCGCTGGTGGGCTGGCGCGGTATGTTCCTGATAGGCGCACTGCCGATCCTGCTGCTGCCGTTTATCTGGTTTAAAGTGCCTGAATCGCCGGCATGGCTGGCAGCGCGTCAGCGCAAAGAAAACGTGGCGCTGCTGCCGGTGCTTAAAAGCCACTGGAAGTTGTGCGTTTATCTGGTATTGCTGATGGCCTGCTTTAACTTTTTCAGCCACGGTACGCAGGATCTCTACCCGACCTTCCTTAAAGTGCAGCACGGACTGGAACCGCACATCATCAGCATTATTGCCATCTTCTATAACATTGCGGCGATGCTGGGCGGGGTTTTCTTTGGCGTACTGTCGGAGAAAATTGGCCGTAAAAAAGCGATTATCATCGCAGTTATTCTTGCGCTACCGATATTGCCGTTATGGGCCTTCTCCAGCGGTTCCTGGGCCATCGGTATCGGCGCGTTTCTGATGCAGTTTATGGTGCAGGGTGCCTGGGGCGTGGTGCCGACTTATCTGAGCGAACTGGTACCCGCAAATGTGCGTGCGGTACTGCCGGGGTTTGTCTACCAGCTGGGAAACCTGATTGCTTCGGTGAATGCCACCTTGCAATCCGGCATTGCGGAAGCGCACGGTAATAATTACGGGCTGGCGATGGCTATCGTTGCCGCAACGGTAGCGGTGCTGATCTGCCTGATTGTTGCCGTCGGTCGTGAAACGCGCGGTATCAGGATTTCGGGCCAGTCTTAG
- a CDS encoding sensor domain-containing diguanylate cyclase produces MNLQSYDELLDSKQRLSLMLFLFLNTATATFCILRVIHHATLTVTVPTIAIIVTSAGIIALMLLKPAIKLPLLNLAAALIGILWAWHIIIRYQQGLFLDGAYLLVALVSVLFISAIALGDYLPAFILHTAPASIAVLTLDKSQNMLIILFIIILPLMGFTLHHLMQRQSDKFTRRLVRQLYEEKETYCDLSMLDPLTGLYNRRGLKNRLADILDKHMGNHYVMLLDIDHFKAYNDNYGHAMGDQALTRVSVAIRDAVRSRDIVTRYGGEEFLVLLTNATESMAIKQAERIREFVLGLEIPHRFNNKVATHVTISVGIAPLMADDFDKALAHADRALYLAKSRGRNRVIHLQDALNRPLGKPADIV; encoded by the coding sequence ATGAATTTGCAAAGCTACGATGAGTTACTGGACAGCAAGCAACGGCTGTCGTTGATGCTATTTCTTTTCCTCAACACCGCTACGGCAACCTTTTGCATCCTTCGCGTTATTCATCATGCAACATTGACTGTCACCGTGCCGACCATCGCCATTATCGTCACCAGTGCCGGCATAATCGCGTTAATGCTGTTAAAACCTGCAATAAAGTTACCGCTATTAAATCTCGCGGCGGCGTTAATCGGAATACTTTGGGCATGGCATATCATTATCAGGTATCAGCAGGGTTTATTTCTTGATGGCGCTTATCTTCTGGTCGCGCTGGTCAGCGTATTATTTATCAGCGCTATTGCGCTGGGTGACTATCTGCCGGCCTTTATCCTGCATACAGCACCGGCTTCGATCGCCGTACTGACGCTCGATAAAAGCCAAAATATGCTGATCATCCTGTTTATCATTATTCTGCCGCTGATGGGTTTTACTCTGCATCATCTGATGCAGCGGCAGAGCGATAAGTTCACCCGGCGTCTGGTTCGCCAGCTCTATGAAGAGAAGGAAACCTACTGTGACCTGAGTATGCTGGACCCGCTGACCGGGCTGTATAACCGACGCGGGCTTAAGAACCGGCTGGCGGATATCCTCGATAAACACATGGGCAACCATTATGTTATGCTGCTGGATATCGACCACTTCAAAGCCTATAACGATAATTACGGTCACGCGATGGGCGATCAGGCGCTGACGCGCGTGTCGGTGGCTATCCGCGACGCGGTGCGCTCCCGTGATATTGTTACCCGCTATGGCGGAGAAGAATTTCTGGTATTACTGACTAACGCCACCGAATCCATGGCCATAAAGCAGGCCGAACGTATTCGTGAGTTCGTTCTGGGTCTTGAGATCCCCCACCGATTCAACAATAAGGTCGCTACTCACGTCACCATCAGCGTGGGGATTGCGCCCTTAATGGCAGATGACTTTGACAAGGCGCTGGCCCATGCCGATCGCGCATTATACCTGGCTAAAAGCCGGGGGCGTAACAGGGTTATCCACCTTCAGGACGCGTTAAACAGACCGCTCGGTAAACCTGCAGATATCGTATAA
- a CDS encoding DUF1435 domain-containing protein — protein sequence MFKRMDSGWGVLVPCAMMPLLALMKLSFGEWRVLMVAAFLATVLMLFHQRLRHFLLLPSCIAVGGGLAAVSANFSSI from the coding sequence ATGTTCAAAAGAATGGATAGTGGCTGGGGCGTGCTGGTGCCCTGTGCAATGATGCCATTGCTGGCGCTGATGAAACTGTCATTTGGCGAATGGCGCGTGCTGATGGTGGCGGCGTTTCTGGCAACCGTGTTAATGCTGTTTCATCAGCGCCTGCGTCACTTTCTGCTGCTGCCGTCCTGCATTGCTGTGGGCGGTGGGCTTGCTGCGGTCTCGGCGAATTTCAGCTCGATATAA
- the rsmC gene encoding 16S rRNA (guanine(1207)-N(2))-methyltransferase RsmC, whose protein sequence is MSAFTPASEVILRHSDEFIQRRVLFAGDLQDDLPAQLETALSRVHTQQYHHWQILSRVLGENAHYGLVASAAMVADCDTLVYYWPKNKPEAQYQLQNLLALLPVGSDIFVVGENRSGVRSAEQMVESWAKLEKIDSARRCGLYHGRLDSNSTFDADAFWDEYPLGELTVKTLPGVFSRDGLDIGSQLLLSTLKPHMKGKVLDMGCGAGVLSAMLASFSPKVRLTLTDVNAAAIASSKATLTANQLEGDVFASNVYSDISGRFDMIISNPPFHDGVQTSLDAAQTLIRGAVSHLNTGGELRIVANAFLPYPQVLDEAFGSHEVLLQNGRFKVYRAVKGRPAKK, encoded by the coding sequence ATGTCCGCATTTACCCCGGCCAGTGAAGTCATACTGCGCCACAGTGATGAATTTATTCAACGCCGCGTGCTGTTTGCTGGCGATCTGCAGGATGACCTGCCCGCCCAACTTGAAACCGCGCTGAGCCGGGTACATACCCAGCAATATCATCACTGGCAAATCCTCAGTCGCGTGCTGGGGGAAAATGCCCATTATGGCCTTGTTGCCAGCGCCGCGATGGTAGCCGACTGTGATACCCTGGTCTATTATTGGCCGAAGAATAAGCCGGAAGCACAGTATCAGCTGCAAAACCTGCTGGCCCTGCTGCCGGTTGGCAGCGATATTTTTGTCGTTGGTGAAAATCGCAGCGGCGTGCGTAGCGCAGAGCAAATGGTGGAAAGCTGGGCAAAACTGGAAAAAATCGACAGCGCCCGCCGCTGCGGTCTGTATCACGGCCGCCTTGACAGCAATTCCACCTTTGATGCCGACGCGTTCTGGGATGAGTATCCGCTGGGAGAACTGACCGTCAAAACCTTACCGGGGGTGTTCAGTCGAGATGGTCTGGACATCGGTAGCCAGCTGCTGCTCTCCACCCTCAAGCCGCATATGAAAGGTAAAGTGCTGGATATGGGCTGCGGTGCCGGGGTGCTCTCCGCCATGCTGGCCAGCTTCTCACCGAAAGTTCGCCTGACATTGACCGACGTCAACGCGGCGGCGATTGCCTCCAGCAAAGCGACGTTGACGGCCAACCAGCTGGAAGGTGACGTATTTGCCAGTAATGTCTACTCCGACATCAGCGGCCGCTTCGATATGATCATTTCTAATCCCCCGTTCCACGATGGCGTGCAAACCAGCCTGGATGCCGCGCAGACGCTGATCCGTGGCGCGGTGAGCCATCTGAATACCGGCGGTGAGCTGCGTATCGTCGCTAACGCCTTCCTGCCCTATCCACAGGTGCTGGACGAAGCCTTCGGCAGCCATGAAGTGCTGCTGCAAAACGGCCGCTTCAAGGTTTATCGTGCCGTTAAGGGCCGCCCGGCCAAAAAGTAA
- a CDS encoding DNA polymerase III subunit psi, which translates to MMSPRRDWFLQQMGITQYTLRRPRALQGEIAITLPAETRLVIVADNPPMLHDPLVADVLRALNLHQPQVQVLTPDQLAMLPDDACCPSWRLGLEAPVTLAGTQIASPVLAELYHNAEAKRSLWQQICQHESDFFTHSARP; encoded by the coding sequence ATGATGTCTCCCAGACGTGACTGGTTCTTACAGCAAATGGGGATTACGCAGTATACGCTGCGGCGTCCGCGCGCCTTGCAGGGCGAGATCGCGATAACGTTACCCGCTGAAACCCGCCTGGTGATCGTGGCGGATAATCCGCCCATGCTGCACGACCCGCTGGTGGCGGACGTTTTACGCGCCCTGAATCTGCATCAACCGCAGGTGCAGGTACTTACCCCAGACCAGCTGGCGATGCTGCCGGATGATGCCTGCTGTCCCAGTTGGCGTTTAGGGCTGGAAGCCCCGGTGACATTAGCCGGAACCCAAATTGCTTCGCCCGTACTGGCGGAGCTTTATCATAATGCCGAGGCCAAACGGTCGCTCTGGCAGCAAATTTGCCAACATGAATCAGATTTCTTTACTCACTCTGCACGACCTTGA
- the rimI gene encoding ribosomal protein S18-alanine N-acetyltransferase has product MNQISLLTLHDLDAAFAIEQRSHAFPWTQKTFASNQGERYLNFRLTVDGVLAAFAITQVVLDEATLFNLAVDPAFQRRGLGRELLRHLIKELEQHSVMTLWLEVRASNRPAIALYEQLNFNEVSVRRHYYPTANGKEDAVIMALTI; this is encoded by the coding sequence ATGAATCAGATTTCTTTACTCACTCTGCACGACCTTGACGCTGCGTTTGCCATTGAGCAGCGCAGCCATGCTTTTCCCTGGACGCAAAAGACCTTTGCCAGCAATCAGGGCGAGCGTTATCTCAACTTCCGGCTGACGGTTGACGGCGTACTGGCCGCCTTCGCCATTACTCAGGTGGTGCTTGATGAAGCCACGCTGTTTAACCTGGCGGTCGATCCGGCATTTCAGCGCCGTGGGCTGGGGCGTGAACTGTTACGGCATCTGATAAAAGAGCTGGAGCAGCACAGCGTGATGACGTTATGGCTGGAAGTTCGTGCTTCTAATCGCCCCGCGATTGCGCTGTATGAGCAGCTGAATTTCAATGAAGTCTCTGTTCGCCGCCATTATTATCCCACTGCCAACGGCAAAGAAGACGCGGTCATTATGGCGCTTACCATTTAA
- the yjjG gene encoding pyrimidine 5'-nucleotidase, whose protein sequence is MLNNWDWILFDADDTLFHFDAFAGLQRLFQRYDVAFSRADYDDYQAINKPLWVDYQNGTISALQLQHQRFEGWAAKLDVTAHSLNSGFLAAMAELCTPLPGAVELLNALKGKVKIGIITNGFTALQQARLEHTGFSGYFDLLVISEQVGYAKPHPAIFGYALNHMANPPRNRVLMVGDNPDSDILGGINAGMATCWLNQDHRCKPQGINPDWQVSSLTELQTLLGA, encoded by the coding sequence ATGCTTAACAACTGGGACTGGATTTTGTTTGACGCGGACGACACGCTGTTTCACTTTGACGCGTTTGCCGGTTTGCAGCGGCTTTTTCAACGTTACGATGTCGCGTTCAGTCGTGCCGACTACGACGACTATCAGGCGATCAACAAGCCGCTATGGGTCGACTACCAGAATGGCACCATCAGCGCGTTGCAGTTGCAGCACCAGCGTTTTGAGGGTTGGGCAGCAAAGCTGGATGTAACGGCACATAGTCTCAATAGCGGTTTTCTGGCGGCCATGGCCGAACTTTGTACTCCACTACCCGGTGCCGTGGAACTGCTTAACGCGCTGAAGGGCAAGGTTAAAATTGGCATTATCACCAACGGCTTTACCGCGCTACAGCAGGCGCGGCTTGAACACACCGGTTTCTCCGGCTACTTCGACCTGCTGGTGATATCTGAGCAGGTGGGATATGCCAAACCGCATCCGGCGATCTTTGGTTATGCGCTGAATCACATGGCTAACCCGCCGCGCAACCGCGTATTGATGGTGGGGGACAATCCGGATTCGGATATTCTCGGCGGCATCAATGCCGGCATGGCGACCTGCTGGCTAAACCAGGATCACCGCTGCAAGCCGCAAGGGATCAATCCTGACTGGCAGGTCTCCTCCCTGACCGAATTGCAGACTTTACTGGGCGCGTAA